Proteins found in one Aerosakkonema funiforme FACHB-1375 genomic segment:
- a CDS encoding type II toxin-antitoxin system HicB family antitoxin: MKWRVVLEADAETGDWSVWCPELPGCVSAGETEEEALDNIREAIALYLEPDPIELKSGTILREVSVG; encoded by the coding sequence ATGAAATGGCGTGTTGTACTTGAAGCCGATGCTGAAACGGGAGACTGGTCTGTTTGGTGTCCAGAATTACCGGGTTGTGTTTCGGCAGGAGAAACAGAAGAAGAAGCCTTAGACAATATTCGTGAAGCGATCGCGCTCTATCTTGAACCAGACCCGATCGAATTAAAATCAGGCACAATTTTGCGGGAGGTTTCCGTCGGATGA